A single window of Salvia splendens isolate huo1 chromosome 6, SspV2, whole genome shotgun sequence DNA harbors:
- the LOC121806935 gene encoding myb-related protein 330-like — MGRSPCCEKAHTNKGAWTKDEDQRLINYIRAHGEGNWRSLPKSAGLLRCGKSCRLRWINYLRPDLKRGNFSEEEDEIIIKLHSLLGNRWSLIAGRLPGRTDNEIKNYWNTHIKRKLISSGVDPQTHRPLNSAAAITQLDFRNSAPPPVAPPSKENSWSAHDTNCNSTTTEESQAPPQQREESDGDVDLELSIGLPSQAKYMKSASFNSSSSAESKSIHNFLWPGAEVVAPPPSSSMCVCRTLGFQKGQFGNCQCCNGLYRYL, encoded by the exons atgGGGCGGTCGCCTTGTTGCGAGAAGGCTCACACCAACAAAGGTGCTTGGACTAAAGATGAAGATCAACGCCTCATCAATTACATACGCGCTCACGGCGAAGGCAATTGGCGCTCTCTCCCTAAATCTGCAG GATTGCTGAGGTGTGGAAAGAGCTGCAGATTGAGATGGATTAATTATCTGAGGCCTGATTTGAAAAGGGGGAATTTCAGCGAGGAAGAAGATGAGATCATAATCAAACTCCATAGTTTGTTGGGAAATAG ATGGTCTTTGATAGCAGGGAGATTACCGGGAAGAACAGATAATGAAATCAAAAATTACTGGAACACTCACATCAAGCGGAAGCTCATTAGCAGCGGCGTCGATCCACAAACGCACCGCCCTCTCAATTCCGCCGCCGCGATAACTCAATTGGATTTCAGAAATTCGGCTCCTCCTCCGGTGGCGCCGCCGTCAAAGGAAAACTCTTGGTCGGCGCACGACACGAATTGCAACAGCACCACGACGGAGGAGTCTCAAGCGCCGCCGCAGCAGCGGGAAGAGAGCGACGGCGATGTGGATTTGGAGCTGTCGATTGGGTTGCCTTCGCAGGCTAAGTATATGAAGAGTGCTTCTTTCAACTCGTCTTCGTCGGCCGAGTCGAAGTCGATCCACAACTTCTTGTGGCCGGGGGCGGAAGTGGTGGCGCCGCCGCCCTCCTCCTCCATGTGCGTGTGCCGGACTCTGGGTTTTCAGAAGGGGCAGTTTGGTAATTGCCAATGTTGTAACGGATTATATAGATACTtatga
- the LOC121809152 gene encoding uncharacterized protein LOC121809152 — translation MSCLGQPTPLHHPRNPYSSAAVRGLKLTKLPTCSCSVDNSTSNTAPLRAWVVLKESNRYSGLGGGSHRAAWFSTLAGKSNKGGEFAVADENAEEEKRLQRRRSGGGGGGAVVVGSPDLLTIPGVGPRNLRKLVEKGFEGVAQLKQLYRDKFFGKSSEKMVEFLQSSVGIIHKNHAESITIFIKESVDEELKESIKPSQKKRITLCVEGNISVGKTTFLQRIANETLELRDLVEIVPEPVDKWQNVGPDHFNILDAFYSEPERYAYTFQNYVFVTRVMQERESCGGMKPLRLMERSVFSDRMVFVRAVHEAKWMNEMEISIYDSWFDPVVSSLPGLIPDGFIYLRASPDTCHKRMMLRKRAEEGGVSLDYLRDLHEKHESWLFPFESGNHGVLSVSQLPRDDDWSLHPHIEDRVFYLNDDWSLHPHIEDRVFYLNGDHMHSSIQKVPALVLNCEPDIDFSRDIEAKQEYACQVAEFFKFVKKKKEVSDSVVGEDTQTSNQPSMLLPHNGNLWMPGQQPFPGSAVEFRKAMSFMPQ, via the exons ATGTCGTGTCTCGGCCAGCCCACCCCCCTTCACCACCCGAGAAACCCATATTCGTCCGCCGCGGTGCGTGGCCTCAAATTGACGAAATTGCCCACCTGCAGCTGCTCCGTCGACAACAGCACCAGCAATACGGCGCCGCTGAGGGCGTGGGTGGTATTGAAGGAGAGCAATAGGTATAGTGGATTGGGAGGCGGGTCCCACAGGGCGGCGTGGTTCTCAACCCTAGCCGGTAAATCGAACAAAGGCGGCGAATTCGCGGTTGCCGATGAAAATGCGGAGGAGGAGAAACGCTTGCAGAGGAGGAGGAGTGGGGGCGGGGGCGGGGGCGCGGTGGTGGTGGGGAGCCCGGATTTGCTGACAATTCCCGGAGTTGGCCCCAGGAATTTGAGGAAGCTGGTGGAGAAAGGATTTGAGGGAGTGGCTCAGCTCAAACAGCTTTATAGAGATAAG TTTTTCGGTAAATCTAGTGAGAAAATGGTGGAGTTCTTACAGAGCTCAGTGGGGATCATACACAAGAACCATGCTGAGAGCATAACTATATTTATCAAGGAGAGTGTGGATGAAGAGCTCAAGGAAAGCATTAAGCCCAGTCAAAAGAAGCGAATCACTTTATGTGTAGAAGGGAATATCAGTGTGGGAAAGACTACATTCTTGCAGAGAATAGCTAATGAAACCCTAGAGCTTAGAGATCTTGTGGAGATTGTTCCCGAACCAGTTGACAAGTGGCAGAATGTCGGTCCTGACCACTTCAACATATTAGATGCATTTTATTCTGAACCAGAGAGATATGCGTATACCTTCCAGAACTATGTGTTTGTAACCAGAGTTATGCAGGAGAGAGAATCATGTGGCGGTATGAAGCCCCTGAGACTCATGGAACGGAGTGTCTTCAGTGATAGAATG GTCTTTGTGAGAGCTGTTCATGAGGCGAAGTGGATGAATGAGATGGAAATTAGCATTTACGATTCATGGTTTGATCCTGTTGTTTCAAGTTTGCCTGGACTTATTCCTGATGGATTCATTTATCTGAGAGCAAGCCCCGACACTTGCCACAAGCGCATGATGCTGCGTAAGAGAGCAGAGGAAGGCGGAGTCTCTTTGGACTACCTGAGGGACTTGCATGAGAAACACGAAAGCTGGCTTTTCCCATTTGAGAGTGGGAATCACGGAGTTCTATCAGTGAGTCAGCTACCCAGGGATGATGATTGGTCTTTACATCCCCACATTGAAGACcgcgttttttatttgaatG ATGATTGGTCTTTACATCCCCACATTGAAGACcgcgttttttatttgaatGGTGATCATATGCACTCAAGCATCCAAAAG GTTCCTGCTTTGGTTCTCAACTGTGAACCAGACATCGATTTTAGCAGAGACATAGAAGCCAAGCAAGA ATATGCTTGCCAAGTTGCTGAGTTCTTCAAGTTTgtcaagaaaaagaaagaagttTCTGATTCAGTCGTAGGAGAAGACACACAGACTAGCAACCAACCTTCGATGCTGCTGCCCCATAATGGAAATCTGTGGATGCCGGGGCAGCAGCCTTTCCCAGGCTCAGCCGTTGAATTTAGGAAAGCTATGTCGTTTATGCCTCAATAA
- the LOC121806932 gene encoding FT-interacting protein 7-like translates to MAKLVVEVLDASNLMPKDGHGSASPFVEVEFNEERRKTSTKHKDLNPFWDEKLVFNIKNPGDLDKKSIDVSVYNDNKEGHKNFLGKVRISGRFVPESEQESMGQRYPLEKRGPFSHVKGDIALKIYSVHGGAASGGGFEAVEEVLNHMEDHYSHNHNHHHHQKHKERERESVPPPLKEINTDKFDDEFFYKGSHDKIKKKKSKEKEVRTFYSVGTGGGGPPPPPPEKPVFEKRTDFAKGGGAPAATVMQMQFPGQKPEYGVVETRPPLAARMGYWGRDKTASTYDLVEQMNFLYISVVKAKDLPVMDISGSLDPYAEVKVGNYKGVTKHLEKNQNPVWNAVFAFSKERLQSNLIEVTVKDKDFGKDDFVGKVVFDVAEVPLRVPPDSPLAPQWYKLANKKGEKHPDHGEIMLAVWMGTQADEAFPEAWHSDAHSLSQQSLASTRSKVYFSPRLYYLRVHIMAAQDLVPSDRGRMPDPYVKVQHGHQIRATRPSAMKHINPEWNEELMFVASEPFDEYIFISVEDKVGPGKDENIGMILIPVREVPQRIETSKLPEPRWYALQKPSKAEEDGEKKKEVKFASRILLRICIDAAYHVLDESTHFSSDLQPSSKHLRKPSIGMLEVGILSARNLLPMKGKDNRLTDAYCVAKYGNKWVRTRTLLDTLHPHWNEQYTWEVHDPCTVITIGVFDNCHINGKDDARDQRIGKVRIRLSTLETDRIYTHSYPLLVLAPSGLRKHGELHLALRFTCTAWVNMMAQYSRPLLPKMHYVQPISVRHIDWLRHQAMQIVSARLIRAEPPLRREVVEYMLDVDYHMFSLRRSKANFFRIMSLLSGISYVIRWFDGICYWKNPLTTILVHVLFLILICYPELILPTIFLYLFVIGLWNYRLRSRVPPHMDARLSQAENTHPDELDEEFDTFPTSRPSDLVRMRYDRLKSVAGRVQTVIGDLATQGERALLILGWRDPRATAIFIIFSLIWAVFLYVTPFQVVAVLIGLYILRHPRFRSKLPSVPVNFFKRLPARSDSLL, encoded by the coding sequence ATGGCCAAGCTGGTGGTGGAGGTTCTCGACGCCAGCAACCTCATGCCCAAAGACGGCCACGGCAGCGCCTCCCCCTTTGTGGAGGTCGAATTCAACGAGGAGCGCCGCAAGACTTCAACTAAGCACAAAGATCTCAACCCTTTCTGGGATGAGAAGCTCGTCTTCAACATCAAGAATCCCGGAGATCTTGACAAAAAGTCCATAGACGTCTCTGTCTACAATGATAACAAGGAGGGCCACAAGAATTTTCTTGGGAAAGTCCGAATATCCGGTAGGTTTGTGCCTGAATCTGAGCAGGAATCCATGGGCCAGAGGTACCCTCTTGAGAAAAGAGGCCCCTTTTCCCATGTCAAGGGCGATATCGCCTTGAAGATTTACTCCGTGCATGGTGGCGCCGCCTCCGGTGGTGGATttgaggcggtggaggaggttCTCAACCATATGGAGGATCACTACAGCCACAaccacaaccaccaccaccatcagaAGCAcaaggagagggagagagagagtgtcCCGCCTCCATTGAAGGAGATTAACACTGACAAGTTTGATGATGAGTTTTTCTACAAGGGGAGCCATGACAAgatcaagaagaagaaaagcAAGGAGAAGGAGGTGCGGACCTTCTACTCTGTTGGCACTGGCGGAGGcgggccgcctcctcctccgccggaGAAGCCGGTATTCGAGAAAAGGACCGACTTTGCTAAAGGCGGTGGAGCTCCAGCGGCCACCGTGATGCAAATGCAGTTCCCTGGGCAGAAGCCGGAGTATGGCGTGGTGGAGACACGGCCGCCGTTGGCTGCAAGAATGGGGTATTGGGGCAGAGACAAAACAGCAAGCACCTACGATTTGGTGGAGCAGATGAATTTTCTATACATCAGTGTAGTGAAAGCAAAGGATCTACCTGTCATGGACATCTCCGGCAGCCTTGATCCTTATGCAGAAGTGAAAGTGGGCAACTACAAAGGTGTGACCAAGCATCTCGAGAAGAATCAAAATCCGGTTTGGAATGCAGTTTTCGCATTCTCAAAGGAGAGGCTTCAGAGCAACCTCATTGAGGTTACAGTCAAAGATAAGGACTTTGGCAAAGATGATTTCGTGGGGAAGGTCGTATTTGATGTTGCCGAAGTGCCCCTGCGCGTGCCACCGGATAGCCCTCTGGCTCCACAGTGGTACAAATTGGCAAACAAGAAAGGGGAGAAGCACCCTGATCATGGAGAGATCATGCTTGCAGTCTGGATGGGGACACAGGCCGATGAAGCATTCCCAGAGGCGTGGCACTCCGATGCTCATAGCTTGAGCCAGCAGAGTCTAGCTAGCACGAGATCCAAAGTGTATTTCTCACCAAGACTGTACTACCTCAGAGTGCACATCATGGCAGCTCAAGATCTCGTGCCATCGGATAGAGGGCGAATGCCTGATCCGTATGTTAAGGTGCAGCATGGCCATCAAATCCGTGCCACCAGGCCTTCAGCAATGAAGCATATCAACCCAGAGTGGAATGAGGAGCTTATGTTTGTTGCATCTGAGCCGTTTGATGAGTATATATTCATTAGTGTGGAGGATAAGGTTGGACCGGGAAAGGATGAGAATATTGGGATGATCTTGATACCTGTTAGGGAGGTTCCACAAAGAATCGAAACTTCCAAGCTGCCTGAGCCGCGGTGGTATGCTCTGCAGAAGCCATCTAAGGCAGAGGAGGACGGGGAGAAGAAAAAAGAGGTGAAGTTCGCGAGCAGGATCCTTCTGCGGATCTGCATTGATGCAGCCTACCATGTTCTTGATGAGTCCACGCATTTCAGCAGTGATCTTCAGCCATCATCCAAGCATCTGAGGAAACCTAGTATTGGGATGCTTGAAGTTGGAATCTTAAGTGCTCGAAACCTGCTACCAATGAAGGGAAAGGATAATAGGCTCACAGATGCGTACTGCGTAGCAAAGTATGGGAACAAATGGGTTCGTACCAGAACACTTCTTGACACGCTGCATCCTCACTGGAACGAGCAGTACACGTGGGAAGTTCACGATCCTTGCACTGTAATAACCATTGGTGTCTTTGACAACTGCCACATCAATGGGAAGGATGATGCAAGGGATCAGAGGATCGGGAAGGTCAGGATCAGGCTCTCGACGTTAGAGACAGATAGAATTTACACTCACTCTTACCCGCTGCTCGTGCTAGCCCCCTCTGGATTGAGGAAGCATGGTGAGCTCCATCTAGCACTGCGATTCACCTGCACAGCTTGGGTGAACATGATGGCTCAGTACAGTAGGCCGTTGTTGCCAAAGATGCACTACGTTCAACCAATCTCTGTGAGGCACATAGATTGGCTGCGCCACCAAGCGATGCAGATAGTGTCTGCACGGTTGATCCGGGCTGAGCCACCTCTTAGGAGGGAAGTGGTGGAATATATGTTGGATGTGGATTATCACATGTTCAGTTTGAGGAGGAGCAAGGCCAACTTCTTCCGCATAATGTCACTCCTTTCTGGGATTTCATATGTCATCAGGTGGTTTGATGGCATCTGTTATTGGAAGAATCCATTGACAACCATCCTAGTGCACGTGTTGTTTCTGATACTCATCTGCTACCCGGAGCTTATCCTTCCAACGATCTTTCTCTACCTGTTTGTCATTGGGTTGTGGAACTACCGGCTGAGGTCAAGGGTTCCGCCACACATGGATGCTCGTCTCTCCCAGGCTGAGAACACCCATCCGGATGAGCTTGATGAGGAGTTCGACACATTCCCAACATCTCGGCCATCTGACCTAGTGAGGATGAGATATGATAGGTTAAAGAGCGTTGCAGGAAGAGTGCAGACCGTGATTGGAGACCTGGCAACGCAAGGGGAGAGGGCGCTGTTGATACTGGGGTGGAGAGACCCGAGGGCGACGGccatcttcatcatcttctcATTGATCTGGGCTGTATTTTTGTATGTCACTCCATTTCAAGTTGTAGCTGTGCTCATTGGCCTTTACATTCTTCGACACCCGCGGTTTCGGAGCAAGCTGCCATCGGTTCCAGTAAATTTCTTCAAGAGATTACCAGCAAGGTCAGACTCTCTTCTATGA
- the LOC121806933 gene encoding threonylcarbamoyladenosine tRNA methylthiotransferase-like — translation MEDIEDLLAGGGVPPGFRLPVTAAVGVKPRSKSRSTVFQDSLKSPTSAKIPGTQTIYLKTFGCSHNQSDSEYMAGQLSAFGYNLSDNQDEADLWLINTCTVKAPSQSAMETLITKCRDAQKPLVVAGCVPQGSRDLKELEGVSIVGVQQIDRVVEVVEETLKGYEVRLLTRKTLPALDLPKVRKNKFVEILPINVGCLGACTYCKTKHARGHLGSYTVDSLAGRVRAVVADGVKEIWLSSEDTGAYGRDIGVNLPILLNALVAELPSDGSTMLRIGMTNPPYILEHLKEIAEVLRHPWVYSFLHVPVQSGSDAILSTMNREYTVGEFRKVVDTLIELVPGMQIATDIICGFPGETDEDFVETVNLIKEYKLPQVHISQFYPRPGTPAARMKKVPSNVVKRRSRELTTVFESFTPYVGMEGKIERIWITDIATDGSHLVGHTKGYIQVLVAGSASMLGTSAMVKITSVGRWSVFGEVLEILTTNVTTRVNQNKEILACSNLNETCCSKESETCACGLKSSCEHTDDVKTIPSTPNGKEPDEARSQDLIGWLLRKRKNNSPLNNETEALESDEKPRLKDGVHEWVLVDKALLCGILLSFFTIVSVMLYLGYRDVSHQF, via the exons ATGGAAGACATTGAAGATTTGTTGGCCGGAGGCGGAGTGCCGCCGGGATTTCGGCTTCCGGTGACGGCGGCCGTGGGAGTCAAGCCAAGGTCTAAATCAAGGAGCACCGTTTTTCAGGATTCGTTGAAGAGCCCTACTTCTGCCAAAATCCCTGGCACGCAG ACAATCTACTTGAAAACTTTTGGATGTTCGCATAATCAG AGTGATAGTGAATATATGGCGGGTCAGCTTTCAGCGTTTGGGTATAATTTGAGTGACAATCAAGATGAAGCAGACCTATGGCTAATAAACAC TTGTACGGTGAAAGCACCTAGTCAGTCTGCCATGGAAACACTCATAACTAAATGCAGAGATGCACAAAAGCCACTCGTAGTTGCTGGTTGTGTGCCTCAAGGTAGCCGAGACTTAAAAGAGCTTGAAGGAGTAAGTATAGTTGGAGTTCAACAAattgatcgagtggtggaggtCGTTGAAGAGACTCTGAAAGGTTACGAAGTTCGACTATTGACTCGCAAGACATTGCCAGCACTTGACCTACCAAAG GTGAGAAAAAACAAGTTTGTTGAGATCCTCCCTATTAACGTTGGTTGTTTAGGTGCTTGCACTTATTGCAAGACCAAGCATGCTCGAGGTCATCTTGGAAGCTACACAGTTGACAGCCTT GCAGGACGTGTTAGAGCTGTTGTAGCTGATGGAGTAAAAGAGATCTGGTTGAGTAGCGAAGACACTGGAGCATATG GTCGTGATATTGGAGTCAATCTTCCAATTTTGCTCAATGCTTTAGTGGCAGAGCTTCCATCAGATGGAAGCACAATGCTCCGCATTGGAATGACTAATCCTCCTTATATTTTAGAGCATTTGAAAGAAATAGCTGAAGTTTTGCGTCACCCATGGGTGTACTCTTTTCTTCATGTACCAGTTCAGTCTGGTAGTGATGCCATTTTATCT ACAATGAACCGTGAGTATACTGTCGGCGAGTTCAGGAAAGTGGTTGATACATTGATTGAACTGGTCCCTGGAATGCAGATAGCAACTGATATTATATGTGGATTTCCTG GTGAAACTGATGAGGATTTTGTGGAGACAGTTAACCTCATCAAGGAGTACAAGTTACCTCAAGTTCACATATCACAATTCTATCCTCGACCTG GAACACCTGCTGCAAGGATGAAAAAGGTCCCCAGTAACGTAGTGAAGAGACGAAGTCGAGAATTGACAACTGTATTCGAGTCATTTACACCATATGTAGGAATGGAAGGCAAAATAGAGAGGATATGGATTACCGACATTGCAACAGATGGAAGTCACTTG GTGGGTCATACGAAGGGGTATATTCAGGTGCTGGTGGCTGGGTCTGCAAGCATGTTGGGAACTTCTGCAATGGTGAAGATAACATCTGTAGGTAGATGGTCCGTTTTTGGAGAGGTGCTTGAGATCTTGACTACAAATGTAACTACACGTGTGAATCAGAATAAGGAAATCCTAGCGTGCTCTAACTTGAACGAGACATGTTGTTCAAAGGAATCAGAAACATGTGCTTGTGGACTAAAAAGTAGCTGCGAACATACTGATGATGTCAAAACCATTCCATCCACACCAAACGGGAAAGAGCCAGACGAGGCGAGAAGCCAAGACCTCATCGGATGGTTACTAAGGAAGCGGAAGAATAATTCTCCGCTAAATAATGAGACCGAGGCATTGGAATCAGATGAAAAGCCAAGATTGAAAGATGGAGTGCATGAGTGGGTTCTCGTCGATAAAGCTCTTCTTTGTGGGATTCTCCTTAGTTTTTTCActatagtttctgtaatgttGTATCTAGGATATAGAGATGTGAGTCATCAGTTCTAG